ACCCGCGACGGTCGCCGTGCACCATGTACGTTTCGGCGCGATTCATAAAGAAACTACTGACCAACAGAATCGCGGTCACACCCAGACCCAGGTATTGGTTGAGTTCCGGACGATGATCGCCGAGCAAGTAAAATCGCGTGACGAGCAAGCCGGCGAACATGAACGAATCGGAGATGATAAAGAGCCACAACCCGAGGCGATTGTTCGCGAGTTTTTTGTGATACGCATCCACGTGCGTCGCTTCGGCGGTCATTAGTGTCCCCCTTCGTCATCCAACGCGAACAAGCGCGGCAGGTGCATATAGTATTCCAAGATCAACGCGATGTCAATTAACGCCAGCAAGATCATCGTAAACACCATCACCGGGTACGCCGTAATCGCAGTGGCGAACCAGAATTCGAGCGCGTTCACGACGACGAGAATGACGCCGATGGTTTCGCCGAGTCGGAGGTCGGCTTTTTTCTTGTCCATGAATCGAATCTCCAAAATGAATTCCCAGGATTATTCAGCCGGCGCACCCGCGCCGCTTGTTTGCATCGCGACGTACGTCGAGTTCGGGAGACCGTAATCGTACGGCTCGCCGACGACCGCGATCGTTTGTCCCACGTAATTGTGATCGGGCGCGGGCGACGGAATTTGCCATTCGAGCGAACGCGATTCCCACACATTGCCGACCGCGACCTCGCCGTGCCGCACACTCCGTACGATGTTGATGATGAACAGCAACACGGATAAACCGACCATGAACCCGGCAATCGAGATCGCGAGGTGCGTCGTGTCGAGTCCGAGCGCGGGATCGTAGGTAAAGATGCGGCGGCGCATGCCGAGCAAGCCGACGCGCATCATGCCGAGCGATTGCAGCCAGAATCCCGGCGTGAGCAACCAAAACTGAATCTTGCCGATCGTGTCGTTCATCTTGCGACCGGTCATCTTGGGGAACCAGTAGTATACCGCCGCGACGAACGGAAAGATGAATCCGCCAAACATCGTCGCGTGAAAGTGCCCGACGATCCAGTACGTGTCGTGCAAGTGCAAGTCGGTCGAGACCGTGCCGTTCGGCGGTCCGCTCAACCCGCCGATCAAGAAGACGGAAATCGCGCCGAGTGTGAACAGCATCGGTACGGTCAGGCGGATCTTGCCTTCCCACAACGTCGCGATCCAGGAAAAGAATTTCACGCCGGTCGGTATCGCGACGAGCAAGGTCGCGTACATAAACGGCACGCGCAGATATTCTTCCATGCCGGAAGTAAACATGTGATGCGCCCACACAAAGTACCCGACAATCGCGATACCGAAGGACGACATCGCCACCCACTTGTAACCGAACAGCGGCTTGCGCGCAAAGACCGGCAACAATTCGCTGATGACGCCCAAGCCAGGGAGCACAAACACGTACACGGCGGGGTGCGAGTAGAACCAGAAAAGATGCTGGAACAGAATCGGGTTGCCGCCTTTGGCGGCGTCGAAAAAGCCCATCCCAAAGAGACGTTGGAAACTGACCATCTGGAACGACAAACCGATCAACTGCGTCGCGGTCGCCGCGATCAACGCGGTGGCGAGCGCCGCCCACACGAAAATCGGCATCTTGAATGCCGTCATCCCGGACGCGCGCATTCGTGCGGTCGTCACGATCACATTGATTCCGCCCAGGATCGAGGATAGCCCGGCGACATAGACGCCGACAAAAAACATTTGCATCCCCAGCGGCGCGCGCACCGAGAGCGGCGGATACGCGACCCAGCCCGTATCGAACCCGCCGACGAACAGCGAACTCGACAAAACGAGCGCGGCGGGCACTGCCAACCAGAACGCGAACGCGTTCAAGCGCGGAAACGCCATGTCCTTCGCGCCGATCATCAACGGCACGAGATAGTTCGACATCGCCGCGCCGCCGAGCAACATGGCGACGATCATCACCATGCCGTGCAAGCCCATCATCGTGTTGTACAAATCGGGCGACAAAAACCGCATACTCGATTCGGCGAGCTGAACACGAAAGATTAGCGCGAGCGATCCGGCGAGCGCCAACAACACAATCGCGGTGACGCCGTACTGAATGCCAATCACTTTGTGATCGAGCGATACGCCGAAAAAGCGCGTCCAACGCGGCATCGTCGGATCGGGTTCGGGATGTTCGGGCGTCTCATCGCCGTTCGCCCACTTGAGCCAATCGGTCACCGCGCCCACGCCGACGACGAAACCGATCGCGCCGACGACCGCGCCGACGACCGCCGCCGGTTCCGCCGCAAAGGGCAAGCCCATCGACAAACGAATTACCACTACGATGCCAATCCCGATGGCGGTGCCGATGATCTGACCGATCAAACCGCGCACGAGACCTAAGCGGAAAAAGAGCGCAAGCCCGCTACGTTGAGTTACTGGGTTGTCCATACACTTGCTCCTTGATAATTCCTAGTGCCGGCTCATCCTTGCGAAGGTTACAAACCTTCGCAAGGATAGGTTGCATTACTTGAGTGATTTTATATATTCGAGAAGGTCGTTGATTTGTTCTGGCTTGATGGTTTGCCCAAAATTCGCCGGCATCACGTTGGGTAGAAATCCTTTGCTTTGTTTGGC
This is a stretch of genomic DNA from Chloroflexota bacterium. It encodes these proteins:
- a CDS encoding cbb3-type cytochrome c oxidase subunit I gives rise to the protein MDNPVTQRSGLALFFRLGLVRGLIGQIIGTAIGIGIVVVIRLSMGLPFAAEPAAVVGAVVGAIGFVVGVGAVTDWLKWANGDETPEHPEPDPTMPRWTRFFGVSLDHKVIGIQYGVTAIVLLALAGSLALIFRVQLAESSMRFLSPDLYNTMMGLHGMVMIVAMLLGGAAMSNYLVPLMIGAKDMAFPRLNAFAFWLAVPAALVLSSSLFVGGFDTGWVAYPPLSVRAPLGMQMFFVGVYVAGLSSILGGINVIVTTARMRASGMTAFKMPIFVWAALATALIAATATQLIGLSFQMVSFQRLFGMGFFDAAKGGNPILFQHLFWFYSHPAVYVFVLPGLGVISELLPVFARKPLFGYKWVAMSSFGIAIVGYFVWAHHMFTSGMEEYLRVPFMYATLLVAIPTGVKFFSWIATLWEGKIRLTVPMLFTLGAISVFLIGGLSGPPNGTVSTDLHLHDTYWIVGHFHATMFGGFIFPFVAAVYYWFPKMTGRKMNDTIGKIQFWLLTPGFWLQSLGMMRVGLLGMRRRIFTYDPALGLDTTHLAISIAGFMVGLSVLLFIINIVRSVRHGEVAVGNVWESRSLEWQIPSPAPDHNYVGQTIAVVGEPYDYGLPNSTYVAMQTSGAGAPAE